In Caballeronia sp. SBC1, the DNA window CGTATCCATGCCGTCGAGGTCGCCAGGGTGCGCGCCATAAAAACCCGTGAGCCACGTCGTCGGGCTGTAGGGCGCAAGGAATTGATAGTACGAGGCATATTGCCGGCCAGCGGTCAGCGAACCGTATGTTGGATTGGTCATCCCGACGTAAGCCGTCCGGCTAAAAGCCACGCCCGACACTGACTCCGCGCCAGTGGCACCGCTAAAGCCTTCCTCGAGCTGGAAGATCGCTTTAGTGCCGCCGCCGAGATCTTCGCTGCCCTTCAGGCCGAAACGGTCGCCGAGCCACACGCCCGAGACCATCTTGACGGCCGAATGACCACCGGTGGTGGAGCCCAACGTCGTCGCACTGCTTTGATAGCCAATGCCATTGTCGACCACCCCGTATAGGGTCACGCTGTTCTGGGCAAGCGCCGGTACTGTCGCGAGCATCGCCGTGCCGACCACCACCGCCCTCACCTGTTCGTAACGTTTCATCATCTCCGCTCCTTCATCGTCTTTCGTTGTGTCGCGATGCATTGCATCGGTCGGTGGTGGCATGGCTGTGCTGGTGCCACCTGACCAGCGTAGTTGCCCGGCCCCGCTGCGCCGCCGTCCGCAATGGCTAACGTCGGCGTGGTATCTTTCATATTGATTAGTTATGCATAACTTTATATTCGGACCGTGATCGTATTTTCGTTTATACAGGTACGTTCGGAATATCGACCTGTAGACGATCGTGCCGTGAAAGACCTCACGACCCGCTATCGTGAAATCTGTACCAGCTTCATGAACGGAGCCGAAGCACAGACCCCGTTCACCGCCGGGGAGGAAGCTGGCCGGCAACGGCAATGCCTCCGTTAACCTGCAACGAATGATCACCTTCCGTCGGCTTGCTGATTGGCCCCACCGTGCGGCTTTTCGCGCCGGACATGGCGAACGAGCGGCGCCAACCTACGCCGCCCGCTGCCGGCCGCCGCCACTCTGCAAATCAACCCAGCCACAATCCCCTATGGGGTTTGCAGTGTCCCGTCCTTCAACCGCGTCTGCGTCCAGGTAGTCACGGTGTTTTCGCACGGATATTTCGCGGCCTCGGCCTCGTCGATGTCCACCCCAAGGCCCGGCTTGTCGTTGGCATAAACGTGTCCATCCCTGAACTCGGGAAGACCGGGAAAAACATCTAGCAAAGCCGCCCTCGGCCCCTTGAGTTCCTGGATCACGAAGTTCGGCGGCTCGGTGCCTGACCATTCCTGCACGCCGAAGTTACGCGCCGCGAGGTCAATATGGATGTTCGCCGCATGCGCGAGCGGCGACATGTCGCCGGGACCGTGCCACGCCGTCCTCACGCCGAACTGTTCAGCAAAGATCTGTAGCTTGCGTCCTGCCGTGATGCCGCCGATCTGACTCAGGTGAACCCGGATGTAATCGATCAATCGCTCGGTGATCAGGAATCGCCACTCGGAAGGATTGTTGAAGAGCTCGCCCTGGGCCAGAGGCGTCGTGGTTTTTGAGCGCAACTGACGAATCCATTCGCCCTCTTCCAAAGCGATCGCATCTTCGAGAAAGAACAGGTCGTACTGTTCCAGTTCGCACGCGAACCTGATGGCTTCGACTGGTTTAAGCCGTCCATGCACGTCGTGGCACAACTCGACATCAAAGCCAACCTTGCTGCGAATGCCGTCGAACAGCTTGAGCGTTTCCCGCATGTACTTTCTGCTGTCGAGATAGACGCCGTCCTCAGCGCCCTGAGGCGCGCTCGACGGTGCGCGGCCATAGCCGCCTCCCCCGTAGCCCCCGCTCTGACAGCGAATGTGTGTGATGCCCTGCTCCCGGTACTTCTGGATGTTCTCGCACAACTCATTCAGGTCGCGGCCATCGGCATGCCGATAGATCGGTACGCCTTCGCGGCACTTTCCGCCAAAGAGCTGGAAGAGCGGCATATTCGCCATCTTGCCCTTGATGTCCCACAAGGCCATATCGATGCCGGAGATCGCGTTGTTCTCGATCGGACCGTTGCGCCAGTAAGCGTTCTGATGCATCAACTGCCAAAGCTCTTCGATCGCCTCCGCGTCCCTGCCTATCAGGAGCGGCCTGAGATATTCCTCGATCAGACACTTGACCGCGACATGCCGGTACGCAAAGGTCGCGCAGCCGAGCCCGTACAGTCCAGCCTGATTGGTC includes these proteins:
- a CDS encoding enolase C-terminal domain-like protein — encoded protein: MATLITDVKVILTAPEGINLIVVRLETNQAGLYGLGCATFAYRHVAVKCLIEEYLRPLLIGRDAEAIEELWQLMHQNAYWRNGPIENNAISGIDMALWDIKGKMANMPLFQLFGGKCREGVPIYRHADGRDLNELCENIQKYREQGITHIRCQSGGYGGGGYGRAPSSAPQGAEDGVYLDSRKYMRETLKLFDGIRSKVGFDVELCHDVHGRLKPVEAIRFACELEQYDLFFLEDAIALEEGEWIRQLRSKTTTPLAQGELFNNPSEWRFLITERLIDYIRVHLSQIGGITAGRKLQIFAEQFGVRTAWHGPGDMSPLAHAANIHIDLAARNFGVQEWSGTEPPNFVIQELKGPRAALLDVFPGLPEFRDGHVYANDKPGLGVDIDEAEAAKYPCENTVTTWTQTRLKDGTLQTP